Proteins co-encoded in one Microbacterium hydrocarbonoxydans genomic window:
- a CDS encoding aspartate-semialdehyde dehydrogenase, giving the protein MTRISDSGLSVAIVGATGQVGTVMREILAERSFPIRELRLFSSSRSAGTAIEFGGATVIVEDVESADAEGIDIALFSAGATASRAYAPRFAAAGAVVVDNSSAWRNDPEVPLVVSEVNPHAIDDRPRGIIANPNCTTMAAMPVLKALHAEAGLERLIVSTYQAVSGSGLAGAQELLGQVEGVLAQGDTLRLVHDGSSIDFPEPEKYVAPIAFDVIPFAGNLVDDGQNETDEEKKLRNESRKILELPDLRVAGTCVRVPVFTGHSLSINVEFARDITPQRAAEVLSSAPGVVLDEVPTPLQAAGKDPSFVGRIRADQSAPENKGLVLFISNDNLRKGAALNAVQIAEILAERLAS; this is encoded by the coding sequence ATGACCCGCATCTCCGACTCAGGACTCTCCGTCGCCATCGTGGGCGCCACCGGCCAGGTGGGCACCGTGATGCGCGAGATTCTCGCCGAGCGATCATTCCCCATCCGCGAGCTGCGCCTCTTCTCGTCGTCGCGGTCCGCAGGCACGGCGATCGAGTTCGGCGGCGCCACGGTGATCGTCGAAGACGTCGAGAGCGCGGATGCCGAGGGCATCGACATCGCACTCTTCTCGGCCGGGGCGACCGCCAGCCGTGCATACGCTCCGCGCTTCGCAGCCGCTGGAGCCGTCGTGGTCGACAACTCCAGCGCATGGCGCAACGACCCCGAGGTCCCGCTGGTGGTCAGCGAGGTCAACCCCCACGCCATCGACGATCGCCCGCGCGGCATCATCGCGAACCCGAACTGCACGACCATGGCCGCGATGCCGGTGCTGAAGGCGCTGCACGCCGAGGCGGGCCTCGAGCGGCTCATCGTCTCGACCTACCAGGCCGTCAGCGGCTCCGGCCTCGCCGGGGCGCAGGAGCTGCTCGGCCAGGTCGAGGGCGTGCTCGCGCAGGGTGACACGCTGCGCCTGGTGCACGACGGCTCATCGATCGACTTCCCCGAGCCCGAGAAGTACGTCGCCCCGATCGCTTTCGATGTGATCCCGTTCGCCGGCAATCTCGTCGACGACGGCCAGAACGAGACCGACGAAGAGAAGAAGCTCCGCAACGAGAGCCGCAAGATCCTCGAGCTCCCCGATCTTCGCGTCGCGGGCACCTGCGTGCGCGTGCCGGTGTTCACGGGGCACTCGCTCTCGATCAACGTCGAGTTCGCGCGTGACATCACTCCGCAGCGTGCGGCCGAGGTGCTCAGCAGCGCGCCGGGCGTGGTGCTCGACGAGGTGCCCACCCCGCTGCAGGCGGCGGGCAAGGACCCGAGCTTCGTCGGCCGCATCCGCGCCGATCAGTCGGCTCCCGAGAACAAGGGCCTGGTGCTGTTCATCAGCAACGACAACCTGCGCAAGGGCGCGGCGCTGAACGCCGTGCAGATCGCGGAGATCCTGGCGGAGCGTCTGGCCTCGTAG
- a CDS encoding malate:quinone oxidoreductase, with protein MTENVDVVLIGGGIMSATLGTLLHELQPDWKIVAFERLSDVAQESSNPWNNAGTGHAALCELNYMPQQKGAPLDPAKAVSINEQFQQSRQFWSSLVERGVLDEPSTFINATPHMTFVRGEKDVAYLKDRYEVLKKQPLFDGIEYSEDSRVINKWAPLLMQQRRKGEPFAATRVPAGTDVDFGALTHQLFDHLTQSGVSLRTNHEVRSLKKQKDGWLVKYRTTIGRTPNEIKARFVFVGAGGWALKLLQRSGIPEIKGYGVFPIGGQFLKTSNPKIVAQHKAKVYSQASVGAPPMSVPHLDTRVVDGEASLMFGPFATFSPKFLKNGSMLDLVTQVRPHNLWPMLRVAFANPDLITYLVGELLKNHGKKVDSLRTFMPTAKDEDWTLINAGQRAQVMKKDPKKGGVLQFGTEVVAAADGSIAGLLGASPGASTAVPIMLDLLKKCFPEQYPGWESELRELIPTFGTTLNTDAALAEKSTAATAATLGINE; from the coding sequence GTGACCGAAAACGTCGATGTCGTCTTGATCGGTGGTGGCATCATGAGCGCCACCCTGGGTACTCTGCTGCACGAGCTGCAGCCGGATTGGAAGATCGTCGCATTCGAGCGACTCTCCGATGTGGCGCAGGAATCCTCGAACCCTTGGAACAATGCGGGCACGGGCCACGCAGCGCTGTGCGAGCTGAACTACATGCCGCAGCAGAAGGGCGCGCCTCTCGACCCTGCCAAGGCGGTCTCGATCAACGAGCAGTTCCAGCAGAGCCGTCAGTTCTGGTCGTCTCTCGTCGAGCGCGGAGTGCTCGACGAGCCCTCGACGTTCATCAACGCCACGCCGCACATGACGTTCGTCCGCGGTGAGAAGGATGTCGCGTACCTCAAGGACCGCTACGAGGTGCTCAAGAAGCAGCCTCTGTTCGACGGCATCGAATACAGCGAGGACTCCCGCGTCATCAACAAGTGGGCGCCGCTTCTGATGCAGCAGCGCCGCAAGGGCGAGCCTTTCGCGGCGACCCGCGTGCCGGCGGGAACCGATGTCGACTTCGGCGCACTGACCCACCAGCTCTTCGACCACCTCACCCAGTCGGGTGTCTCGCTGCGCACCAACCACGAGGTCCGCTCGCTGAAGAAGCAGAAGGACGGCTGGCTGGTCAAGTACCGCACCACCATCGGGCGCACCCCGAACGAGATCAAGGCGCGCTTCGTCTTCGTCGGCGCCGGCGGCTGGGCGCTCAAGCTGCTGCAGCGGTCGGGCATCCCCGAGATCAAGGGATACGGAGTGTTTCCGATCGGCGGGCAGTTCCTCAAGACGAGCAACCCCAAGATCGTGGCCCAGCACAAGGCCAAGGTCTATTCGCAGGCGTCGGTCGGCGCGCCCCCCATGTCGGTGCCGCACCTGGACACCCGCGTGGTCGACGGCGAGGCGTCGCTCATGTTCGGCCCGTTCGCGACGTTCAGCCCCAAGTTCCTCAAGAACGGTTCGATGCTCGACCTCGTGACCCAGGTGCGGCCGCACAACCTGTGGCCGATGCTGCGCGTCGCCTTCGCGAACCCCGACCTCATCACGTACCTGGTGGGCGAGCTGCTGAAGAACCACGGCAAGAAGGTCGACAGTCTGCGCACCTTCATGCCCACCGCGAAAGACGAGGACTGGACTCTGATCAACGCGGGTCAGCGCGCCCAGGTGATGAAGAAAGACCCCAAGAAGGGCGGCGTGCTGCAGTTCGGCACCGAAGTCGTGGCTGCGGCCGACGGATCGATCGCCGGCCTGCTCGGCGCCTCTCCGGGAGCATCCACGGCGGTGCCCATCATGCTCGACCTGCTCAAGAAGTGCTTCCCCGAGCAGTACCCCGGGTGGGAGTCCGAGCTGCGTGAGCTGATCCCGACCTTCGGGACCACGCTCAACACGGATGCGGCGCTGGCCGAGAAGTCCACCGCGGCCACGGCCGCCACGCTGGGCATCAACGAGTAA
- a CDS encoding thymidine kinase, translating to MAKLYFRYGAMNSGKSTSLLQAAYNYEERGQHVLLAKPAIDTKGASQIDSRLGMTRDVDFLIGADDDARALFAEHSRDQAIACLLIDEAQFLTAGQVDDLFRIAIEDDIPVIAYGIRNDFLTHAFPGSARLLAIAHSLEELKTICRCGRKAVFNGRVIGGRFVFDGDQVAIDEGADGSATPELTTYESLCGACYLQESGGRLG from the coding sequence GTGGCGAAGCTCTACTTCCGCTACGGAGCGATGAACTCCGGAAAGTCGACCTCGCTCCTGCAGGCGGCCTACAACTATGAGGAGCGCGGCCAGCACGTGCTGCTCGCCAAGCCTGCGATCGACACGAAGGGCGCATCGCAGATCGACAGCAGGCTCGGCATGACCCGAGACGTCGACTTCCTCATCGGTGCGGATGATGACGCCAGAGCGCTCTTCGCGGAGCACAGTCGCGACCAGGCCATCGCGTGCCTCCTGATCGACGAGGCGCAGTTCCTCACCGCGGGGCAGGTCGACGATCTCTTCCGCATCGCGATCGAAGACGACATCCCGGTGATCGCCTACGGCATCCGGAACGACTTCCTCACCCACGCCTTCCCGGGATCCGCCCGGCTGCTCGCGATCGCGCACTCCCTCGAAGAGCTCAAGACCATCTGCCGCTGCGGACGCAAGGCCGTGTTCAACGGCAGGGTCATCGGAGGCCGCTTCGTGTTCGACGGCGACCAGGTCGCGATCGATGAGGGCGCCGACGGCTCTGCGACGCCCGAGCTGACGACGTACGAGTCGTTGTGCGGCGCCTGTTATCTGCAGGAGTCCGGCGGACGTCTGGGCTGA
- a CDS encoding FCD domain-containing protein — MPEQTARAWRLVLEHIERDLLDGRIGPGDRLPSERDLATDLGVGRSSVREALRVLEVMGLIRTSAGSGPQSGAIVISTPTGGMSTLLRLQVAARGFPLEDVVQTRLLLEDAVVAALADRAERDLSAAHRVLDAMDVEGLTPAEFLALDAELHLALADSSGNTVVAAIMAGLRTAIESYVQEGAAAVADWDGMAEGLRAEHRAIVGAIGAGDARTARDLVRAHITGYYERTGSLSLSQGDGSPRTTH, encoded by the coding sequence ATGCCCGAGCAGACCGCACGCGCATGGCGCCTCGTGCTCGAGCACATCGAGCGCGACCTCCTCGACGGACGTATCGGCCCGGGGGATCGGCTTCCCTCCGAACGCGACCTCGCGACCGACCTCGGTGTGGGGCGCTCGAGCGTGCGTGAGGCGCTGCGAGTGCTCGAGGTGATGGGGTTGATCCGCACGTCCGCGGGTTCGGGCCCCCAGTCCGGGGCCATCGTGATCTCGACCCCCACGGGTGGCATGTCCACGTTGCTGCGCCTCCAGGTCGCCGCGCGAGGATTCCCGCTCGAAGACGTCGTGCAGACCCGTCTTCTCCTCGAGGATGCGGTCGTCGCGGCGCTCGCTGACAGAGCCGAGCGAGACCTCAGCGCCGCGCACCGCGTGCTCGACGCGATGGACGTCGAGGGGCTGACGCCTGCGGAGTTCCTCGCCCTCGATGCCGAGCTGCACCTGGCTCTCGCCGACTCGAGCGGCAACACCGTGGTCGCGGCGATCATGGCCGGGCTCCGCACCGCCATCGAGTCCTACGTGCAGGAGGGGGCCGCGGCGGTCGCCGACTGGGACGGCATGGCAGAGGGCCTGCGCGCCGAGCACCGCGCGATCGTCGGTGCGATCGGCGCGGGTGACGCCCGGACCGCGCGTGATCTCGTGCGAGCTCATATCACCGGCTACTACGAACGCACCGGGTCCCTGAGCCTGTCTCAGGGCGACGGTTCTCCACGAACGACCCACTGA
- a CDS encoding alpha-hydroxy acid oxidase: protein MVQRQLPNPAELLELMQFKKPQLDGKKRRLDGALTIDDLRTIAKRRTPKAAFDYTDGAAEGELSLTRARQAFQDVEFHPGILRPAPDVDTSVDILGGPSALPFGIAPTGFTRLMQTEGEVAGAGAAAAAGIPFTLSTLGTTSIEGVKAANPHGRNWFQLYVMRDREISYELTRRAAAAGFDTLQFTVDTPVAGARLRDKRNGFSIPPQLTLGTIINAIPRPWWWYDFLTTPKLEFASLSTTGGTVGELLDAAMDPTISYDDLAVIRDIWPGKIVIKGVQNVEDSVRLRDAGVDGIVLSNHGGRQLDRAPIPFHLLPEVRRAVGDDFTVMVDTGIMNGADIVAAVALGADFTLIGRAYLYGLMAGGRAGVDRTIEILRTEIERTMRLLGVASLAELEPSHVTQLTRLVPVARAASDVVVS, encoded by the coding sequence ATGGTCCAGCGCCAGCTCCCCAACCCCGCAGAGCTCCTCGAGCTCATGCAGTTCAAGAAGCCTCAGCTCGACGGAAAGAAGCGGCGCCTCGACGGCGCGCTGACGATCGACGACCTGCGCACGATCGCCAAGCGCCGCACGCCCAAGGCTGCGTTCGACTACACCGACGGCGCCGCAGAGGGCGAGCTGTCGCTCACTCGGGCACGGCAGGCTTTCCAGGACGTCGAGTTCCACCCCGGCATCCTCCGCCCCGCGCCCGACGTCGACACCTCCGTCGACATCCTCGGCGGACCGTCCGCCCTGCCTTTCGGCATCGCCCCGACCGGCTTCACACGTCTCATGCAGACCGAGGGCGAGGTCGCGGGTGCCGGTGCCGCGGCAGCCGCCGGCATCCCGTTCACGCTGTCGACCCTCGGCACCACGTCGATCGAGGGCGTCAAGGCGGCGAACCCGCACGGCCGCAACTGGTTCCAGCTCTACGTCATGCGCGATCGCGAGATCTCGTACGAGCTCACCCGCCGCGCTGCGGCCGCAGGCTTCGACACGCTGCAGTTCACCGTCGACACCCCGGTCGCGGGCGCGCGCCTGCGCGACAAGCGCAACGGCTTCAGCATCCCGCCGCAGCTCACCCTCGGCACGATCATCAACGCCATCCCGCGTCCGTGGTGGTGGTACGACTTCCTCACGACGCCCAAGCTCGAGTTCGCCTCGCTCAGCACCACGGGCGGCACGGTCGGGGAGCTGCTCGATGCCGCGATGGACCCGACCATCAGCTATGACGACCTCGCCGTGATCCGTGACATCTGGCCGGGCAAGATCGTGATCAAGGGCGTGCAGAACGTCGAGGACTCGGTGCGGCTGCGCGACGCGGGCGTCGACGGCATCGTGCTGTCGAACCACGGCGGGCGTCAGCTCGACCGTGCTCCGATCCCGTTCCACCTGCTGCCCGAGGTTCGCAGGGCCGTGGGCGACGACTTCACCGTCATGGTCGACACCGGCATCATGAACGGCGCCGACATCGTCGCCGCGGTCGCCCTGGGAGCCGACTTCACCCTCATCGGACGCGCGTACCTGTACGGGCTGATGGCCGGTGGCCGTGCTGGCGTCGACCGCACGATCGAGATCCTGCGCACCGAGATCGAGCGCACGATGCGCCTTCTCGGTGTCGCTTCGCTCGCTGAGCTCGAGCCCTCGCACGTCACCCAGCTCACGCGTCTCGTGCCGGTCGCCCGCGCCGCATCCGACGTCGTCGTGAGCTGA
- a CDS encoding HAD-IIB family hydrolase, with product MTTPALVAFDLDDTLAPSKGAISPRIAAQLLALLRTVDVAIISGGNEAQFRSQVIAQLTDADAVAVARLHLLPTCGTRYLRHDGSDFTPLYAHDLSAEEKSAALTALREEAERLGLWEADPWGEILEDRGSQITFSALGQTAPRDAKHDWDPMGSKREALRDAVAARLPGLEVRSGGSTSIDITRAGIDKAYGMRQLAERTGIPLGSMLFYGDRLDEGGNDYPVRAIGVPSVAVDGWEDTADKLDDLLKTL from the coding sequence ATGACCACGCCTGCCCTCGTCGCCTTCGACCTCGATGACACGCTCGCTCCCTCGAAGGGCGCCATCAGCCCTCGGATCGCCGCACAGCTGCTCGCGCTGCTGCGCACCGTCGACGTCGCGATCATCTCGGGCGGCAACGAAGCGCAGTTCCGCTCGCAGGTCATCGCTCAGCTGACCGACGCGGACGCCGTGGCGGTCGCCCGCCTGCACCTGCTGCCCACCTGCGGCACCCGCTACCTGCGTCACGACGGCAGTGACTTCACGCCGCTGTACGCGCACGACCTGAGCGCCGAGGAGAAGTCTGCGGCCCTCACGGCTCTGCGCGAAGAGGCCGAGCGCCTGGGCCTGTGGGAAGCCGACCCCTGGGGCGAGATCCTCGAGGACCGCGGCTCGCAGATCACGTTCTCGGCCCTCGGCCAGACGGCACCCCGTGACGCCAAGCACGACTGGGACCCGATGGGCTCGAAGCGCGAGGCCCTGCGGGATGCCGTGGCGGCACGACTGCCCGGCCTCGAGGTGCGCTCGGGCGGTTCGACCTCGATCGACATCACCCGCGCAGGGATCGACAAGGCCTATGGCATGCGTCAACTCGCGGAGCGCACCGGAATCCCCCTGGGCTCGATGCTCTTCTACGGTGACCGTCTCGACGAGGGCGGCAACGACTACCCCGTGCGCGCGATCGGCGTGCCCTCGGTGGCCGTCGACGGCTGGGAAGACACAGCCGACAAGCTCGACGATCTGCTGAAGACGCTCTGA
- a CDS encoding metallophosphoesterase, translating into MTARTSAHPALIALGAVGAAGAAAAVWGIGIERYLFTVREATASALAPGSAPIRVLHISDAHMAPWQHRKQDWLASLAQLKPDLIVNTGDNLGHRDGLDGIRRAFDPLAGIPGVFVHGSNDVTAPSPRNPLRYFMGPSKKHQKASTLDTAAMDAYFSAELGWSTLNNTAARLTVAGNQVDFFGVSDAHRDWDRLEDLPAAIDRLGPRDADTSVIGVTHAPYQRVLDGFIDLGAEAIFGGHTHGGQVCLPGYGALVANCDIPLKQAKGLSTWTTDGRTVPLNVSAGCGHSIYAPVRFACRPEATLLTLTARD; encoded by the coding sequence GTGACCGCTCGCACGTCAGCACACCCGGCCCTCATCGCGCTCGGCGCGGTGGGGGCCGCCGGTGCCGCGGCAGCGGTGTGGGGAATCGGCATCGAGCGCTACCTGTTCACGGTGCGCGAGGCCACGGCATCCGCGCTGGCACCCGGCTCCGCCCCTATTCGCGTGCTGCACATCTCGGATGCCCACATGGCGCCGTGGCAGCATCGCAAGCAGGACTGGCTGGCCTCGCTCGCCCAGCTGAAGCCTGATCTGATCGTCAACACCGGTGACAACCTCGGACACCGCGACGGGCTCGACGGCATCCGCCGCGCGTTCGATCCGCTCGCCGGCATCCCGGGCGTCTTCGTGCACGGATCGAACGATGTCACCGCGCCGTCGCCGCGCAATCCCCTGCGGTACTTCATGGGCCCGTCTAAGAAGCACCAGAAGGCCTCCACGCTCGACACCGCCGCGATGGATGCGTACTTCAGCGCCGAGCTCGGCTGGTCGACCCTGAACAACACCGCTGCCCGCCTGACGGTCGCCGGCAATCAGGTCGACTTCTTCGGGGTCAGCGATGCGCACCGCGACTGGGACCGCCTCGAGGACCTCCCCGCCGCGATCGACCGCCTCGGGCCTCGGGATGCCGACACCTCGGTGATCGGTGTGACCCATGCTCCGTACCAGCGCGTGCTCGACGGGTTCATCGATCTGGGCGCAGAGGCCATCTTCGGCGGTCACACGCACGGCGGTCAGGTGTGCCTGCCCGGCTACGGCGCGCTCGTCGCGAACTGCGACATCCCTCTGAAGCAGGCCAAGGGACTCAGCACGTGGACGACCGACGGGCGCACCGTGCCTCTCAATGTCAGCGCGGGCTGCGGACACTCGATCTATGCGCCGGTGCGCTTCGCATGTCGCCCCGAGGCGACGCTGCTCACGCTCACGGCCCGGGACTGA
- a CDS encoding transglycosylase domain-containing protein: MSGALGGVLGLVGLSAVAGLLVAASVTPVLAMTGIAGSQALTIFQDLPANLQVNRPMEQSTIVATDSAGNEIELASFYEQNRIPVTYEQINPVVYDAILSSEDKDYFSHGGVNVGATAKALVDNLRGTDDRGASTITQQYVKNVLIQECEQEADPASGTYADDLQQCWQDATNADGAKGVERKLQEMRFALQVEKEYSKNDILLGYLNIANFGGTVYGIESAANYYFSTTAANLTLAQAATIAGMVQNPNQYRIDQPQGTWTDDEGVGHNSEADGYAETMDRRTYVLERMLANGKITQAQFDEANASPIGPAISQPTQGCASAVNIGRSAYFCEYVKSVVLTDPAFGETEEDRRDLLRQGGLKIYSTMNIDIQNAAAAEMLETVPANYDNQYFGAAGVSLETQTGRVLSITQNTNFSETIQGDQAYSALVFATDKAHGGSNGFSVGSTYKLFTLIDWLENGHSVRETLNANNRVFTKFRCGDETLTNRTKIQNFGNQGGYTGNVLKFTADSLNSGYLAMAEKLDLCEINGVADRMGVTLSNGGKTTDDPPAPYDILGPKYISPLAMAGAYATVANKGVYCAPRAIDRVVDADGKDLPIPEQNCSEVIKPEVAATAAFALQGVMNGGGTGNRANTNDGVPLIGKTGTHESWGTMMIESSTNVTTSVWVGRSTGTASILRQSWGGTDLNAMRYTLARTMQGAANDIYGGDAFPPPDNNLSRQILTDVPNVVGMSVDAATQALREKSFQVVVGAPVDGPEGDVVVAQDPAGQAASGATVTISPSNGQAVTVPDITGQSKSNAQNALFGAGFTSISFDNSCNPPGSTVESTNPAANTATNKSTSITVTCK, translated from the coding sequence GTGAGTGGTGCGCTCGGTGGAGTCCTCGGGCTCGTCGGACTGAGCGCTGTCGCCGGACTCCTCGTCGCGGCCAGCGTCACCCCGGTCCTCGCGATGACCGGTATCGCAGGCTCGCAGGCGCTGACGATCTTCCAGGATCTTCCCGCCAACCTCCAGGTCAACCGGCCGATGGAGCAGTCGACCATCGTCGCGACCGATTCGGCCGGCAACGAGATCGAGCTCGCGTCGTTCTATGAGCAGAACCGCATCCCGGTGACGTACGAGCAGATCAACCCCGTCGTGTACGACGCGATCCTCTCGAGCGAGGACAAGGACTACTTCAGCCACGGCGGCGTGAACGTGGGCGCGACGGCCAAGGCCCTCGTCGACAACCTGCGCGGCACCGACGACCGTGGTGCGTCGACCATCACTCAGCAGTACGTGAAGAACGTGCTGATCCAGGAGTGCGAGCAGGAGGCGGACCCGGCCTCGGGCACCTACGCGGACGACCTGCAGCAGTGCTGGCAGGACGCCACGAACGCCGACGGCGCGAAGGGCGTCGAGCGCAAGCTGCAGGAGATGCGCTTCGCCCTGCAGGTCGAGAAGGAGTACTCGAAGAACGACATCCTTCTCGGGTACCTCAACATCGCGAACTTCGGCGGCACGGTGTACGGCATCGAATCGGCCGCCAACTACTACTTCTCCACCACCGCGGCGAATCTGACCCTCGCGCAGGCGGCGACGATCGCCGGCATGGTGCAGAACCCGAACCAGTACCGCATCGACCAGCCGCAGGGGACCTGGACCGATGACGAGGGCGTCGGGCACAACAGCGAGGCGGATGGCTACGCCGAGACCATGGATCGTCGCACCTACGTGCTCGAGCGCATGCTCGCGAACGGCAAGATCACGCAGGCGCAGTTCGACGAGGCGAACGCCTCCCCCATCGGCCCCGCGATCAGCCAGCCCACGCAGGGCTGCGCCTCGGCCGTGAACATCGGACGCAGCGCCTACTTCTGCGAGTACGTGAAGTCGGTCGTCCTGACCGACCCGGCTTTCGGAGAGACCGAGGAAGACCGTCGCGACCTGCTGCGTCAGGGCGGGCTGAAGATCTACTCGACCATGAACATCGACATCCAGAACGCTGCTGCGGCGGAGATGCTCGAGACGGTCCCGGCGAACTACGACAACCAGTACTTCGGTGCGGCCGGCGTCTCGCTCGAGACGCAGACGGGTCGGGTGCTCTCGATCACGCAGAACACCAACTTCAGCGAGACCATCCAGGGAGACCAGGCCTACAGCGCACTGGTGTTCGCCACCGACAAGGCGCACGGCGGATCGAACGGCTTCTCGGTCGGATCGACATACAAGCTGTTCACCCTGATCGACTGGCTCGAGAACGGGCATTCGGTGCGCGAGACCCTGAACGCGAACAACCGCGTGTTCACGAAGTTCCGGTGCGGTGACGAGACGCTGACGAACCGCACCAAGATCCAGAACTTCGGAAACCAGGGCGGTTACACCGGGAACGTCCTGAAGTTCACGGCGGACTCTCTCAACAGCGGCTACCTCGCGATGGCGGAGAAGCTCGATCTCTGCGAGATCAACGGGGTCGCCGATCGCATGGGGGTCACGCTGTCCAACGGCGGCAAGACCACGGATGACCCGCCCGCACCGTACGACATCCTCGGACCGAAGTACATCTCGCCTCTCGCGATGGCGGGAGCGTATGCGACGGTCGCCAACAAGGGCGTCTACTGCGCGCCGCGCGCCATCGACCGTGTGGTCGACGCGGACGGCAAGGACCTGCCCATCCCCGAGCAGAACTGCTCCGAAGTGATCAAGCCCGAGGTCGCAGCGACCGCCGCTTTCGCCCTGCAGGGCGTGATGAACGGCGGCGGCACGGGAAACCGCGCGAACACCAACGACGGCGTGCCCCTGATCGGCAAGACCGGAACCCACGAGTCGTGGGGAACCATGATGATCGAGTCGAGCACGAACGTCACCACCTCGGTGTGGGTGGGCCGCTCCACCGGCACCGCCAGCATCCTGCGTCAGAGCTGGGGCGGAACCGACCTGAACGCGATGCGCTACACGCTCGCCAGGACCATGCAGGGCGCGGCCAATGACATCTACGGCGGCGACGCCTTCCCGCCGCCGGACAACAACCTCAGCCGTCAGATCCTCACAGACGTGCCGAACGTGGTCGGAATGTCGGTTGACGCGGCGACGCAGGCTCTGCGTGAGAAGAGCTTCCAGGTCGTCGTCGGTGCTCCGGTCGACGGACCCGAGGGTGATGTCGTGGTCGCGCAGGACCCTGCCGGTCAGGCCGCGAGCGGCGCGACGGTGACGATCTCGCCGAGCAACGGTCAGGCTGTGACCGTGCCGGACATCACCGGCCAGTCGAAGTCGAACGCGCAGAACGCGCTGTTCGGCGCGGGCTTCACGTCGATCTCGTTCGACAACTCGTGCAACCCTCCGGGTTCCACGGTCGAGAGCACGAACCCGGCTGCGAACACGGCGACGAACAAGAGCACGTCGATCACGGTCACCTGCAAGTGA
- a CDS encoding RidA family protein codes for MSLSARLAELGIELPAVAAPVAAYVPAVVHDGLVYTSGQLPFAGGALPATGKVGAEVSADDANVYARTCALNALAAAADAAGGVDNIAGVLRVGGFVASVPEFTGQPGVINGASLVLGEIFGDAGRHARAAVGVPVLPLDSPVEVEVTFILA; via the coding sequence GTGAGCCTCTCCGCGCGTCTCGCCGAGCTCGGCATCGAGCTTCCTGCCGTCGCAGCGCCGGTGGCGGCCTACGTCCCCGCTGTCGTGCACGACGGCCTCGTCTACACCTCGGGCCAGCTGCCGTTCGCAGGCGGCGCGCTGCCCGCGACCGGCAAGGTCGGCGCCGAGGTCTCCGCCGACGACGCGAACGTCTACGCCCGCACCTGTGCGCTGAACGCACTCGCCGCCGCTGCGGACGCCGCCGGCGGCGTCGACAACATCGCCGGGGTCCTGAGGGTCGGCGGCTTCGTGGCATCCGTTCCGGAGTTCACCGGACAGCCGGGAGTGATCAACGGAGCGAGCCTGGTGCTCGGTGAGATCTTCGGCGACGCAGGGCGCCACGCCCGTGCTGCGGTGGGCGTGCCTGTGCTTCCGCTCGACAGCCCGGTCGAGGTCGAGGTCACCTTCATCCTCGCCTGA